One Methylobacterium oryzae DNA window includes the following coding sequences:
- a CDS encoding PLP-dependent aminotransferase family protein, whose product MMESWSPTIAGDTGPKYLAIVRALAEDIRAGRLSPGARLPPQRALAKHLNVDLTTVTRAFNEARRTGLIDATAGRGSFVRASRSPAAEMRRPDPSGSVDFSMNMPPQPEAARLAERLEAGLSRLAGSSTFLARMQYQDSAGNLADRAAAAHWLGQRLGALPMQRVLVAGGAQVVLAAVLAAVLKPGDALCVPALTYPGLRMAAERRGVRLLPVVGDAEGLDPDALLERCRSDRPRALYLVPTLDNPTTATLPAIRRRRIAEIARTHGVAIIEDDAYGALPHDAPAPIASQASDITWHIATLSKCASPGLRIAYVAVPGTNEAVRLAAELRAINMMASPLTAALASHWIAEGELDGIVAAIRQENELRQAVARETLRDLDVWAHPCGHHLWLRLPDPWRRGEFGAHARQLGVSVVPSDAFAVGAAPEAIRVSLGAAPDAETLRYGLSLLATLLAHPPGAISTVV is encoded by the coding sequence ATGATGGAATCCTGGAGCCCGACAATCGCCGGCGACACGGGGCCCAAGTACCTCGCCATCGTCCGGGCGTTGGCCGAGGACATCCGGGCCGGCCGGCTCTCGCCGGGAGCGCGCCTTCCGCCGCAGCGCGCCCTGGCGAAGCACCTCAACGTCGATCTCACGACGGTCACGCGCGCCTTCAACGAGGCGCGCCGAACGGGCCTGATCGACGCGACCGCGGGCCGGGGCAGCTTCGTCCGGGCGTCCCGTTCGCCGGCCGCGGAGATGCGCAGGCCCGATCCGTCCGGCAGCGTCGATTTCAGCATGAACATGCCGCCCCAGCCGGAGGCGGCGCGGCTGGCGGAGCGCCTGGAGGCGGGTCTGTCGCGGTTGGCCGGTTCGTCGACCTTCCTGGCCCGGATGCAGTACCAGGACAGTGCCGGGAACCTCGCCGACCGGGCGGCGGCGGCCCACTGGCTCGGTCAACGGCTCGGGGCGCTCCCGATGCAGCGCGTCCTCGTGGCCGGTGGTGCCCAGGTCGTGCTCGCCGCCGTGCTCGCTGCCGTCCTGAAGCCGGGCGACGCCCTCTGCGTCCCGGCGCTCACCTATCCCGGGCTGCGCATGGCCGCGGAGCGCCGCGGCGTCCGCCTCCTGCCTGTGGTCGGCGACGCGGAGGGGCTCGACCCGGACGCCCTGCTCGAGCGGTGCCGATCCGATCGGCCGCGGGCCCTGTACCTCGTGCCGACCCTCGACAACCCGACCACCGCGACCCTGCCGGCAATCCGGCGTCGGCGGATCGCCGAGATCGCCCGCACGCACGGCGTCGCCATCATCGAGGACGACGCGTACGGCGCCTTGCCCCACGACGCGCCGGCTCCCATCGCGTCTCAGGCGAGCGACATCACGTGGCACATCGCGACGCTGTCCAAATGCGCGAGTCCCGGCCTGCGCATCGCCTACGTCGCGGTCCCGGGAACGAACGAGGCGGTGCGGCTGGCGGCCGAGCTGCGCGCGATCAACATGATGGCCTCGCCCCTCACGGCCGCGCTCGCCTCGCACTGGATCGCCGAGGGCGAACTCGACGGCATCGTCGCGGCGATCCGGCAGGAGAACGAGCTCAGGCAGGCGGTCGCGCGCGAGACGCTCCGGGACCTAGACGTCTGGGCGCATCCGTGCGGGCACCATCTGTGGCTCCGGCTGCCCGATCCCTGGCGTCGCGGCGAGTTCGGCGCCCACGCGCGCCAGCTCGGCGTGTCGGTCGTCCCGAGCGACGCCTTCGCGGTCGGGGCCGCCCCGGAAGCGATCCGCGTCTCCCTGGGCGCGGCGCCGGACGCCGAGACGCTCCGGTACGGCCTCAGCCTGCTCGCGACGCTGCTGGCGCACCCGCCCGGCGCGATCTCCACCGTTGTCTGA
- a CDS encoding DUF983 domain-containing protein, with the protein MQRTTDQSLMSVGLRCRCPRCGTGRLFDGFITLRPRCEACGLDYGFADPADGPAFFIMMTMAFPVTAFGIWLELTYDPPLWVHAVVTLPLLLLACVPIIRPLKGLFIASQYINKAEEGRLAVPKAPVSGPTSRD; encoded by the coding sequence ATGCAGAGGACCACCGACCAATCGCTCATGTCCGTCGGCCTGCGCTGCCGCTGCCCGCGCTGCGGGACAGGACGCCTGTTCGACGGCTTCATCACCCTGCGGCCGCGCTGCGAGGCGTGCGGGCTGGACTACGGCTTCGCCGATCCGGCGGACGGGCCCGCCTTCTTCATCATGATGACGATGGCGTTCCCCGTCACCGCTTTCGGGATCTGGCTGGAACTCACCTACGATCCGCCGCTCTGGGTCCACGCCGTGGTGACGCTGCCGCTGCTCCTCCTGGCCTGCGTGCCGATCATCCGGCCGCTGAAGGGGCTCTTCATCGCCAGCCAGTACATCAACAAGGCCGAGGAGGGACGCCTCGCGGTCCCGAAGGCGCCGGTCTCCGGTCCGACGTCGCGGGACTGA
- a CDS encoding AAA family ATPase, whose product MERAISRAARGLVGRRHVVELVHLALVAREHLLLIGPPGTGKSAAVRACAAGTGARCFEYLIGRFTEPAELFGPLDLEALRAGKLRPDISGMLPEAEFAFLDEVFLGSTAILNALLGVLNERRYRRGHFDTAVPLRCCVGASNALPEDPGLAAFADRFLVTAFVDPLADTDLEALLAGDPVASVEPGDGEAPLTLAEIDALAEAAARIDLSPVRPAYAQVVRKLRARGVRLSDRRVVRGQSLVAAAALIAGRTAAEEADLWPMIHLVQDRIAQDEARDLLRVELGAAASPVLPAAAKAAGYGPAARAADLAKEGEALAASAPDDRTAPAFEAWLVRAESFLVQIDAAFGAEERPRALAAARDALLTRCRAPVAGVTPA is encoded by the coding sequence CTGGAGCGCGCCATCAGCCGCGCGGCCCGCGGCCTCGTCGGGCGTCGCCACGTGGTGGAGCTGGTGCACCTCGCGCTGGTGGCGCGCGAGCATCTCCTTCTGATCGGACCGCCCGGCACCGGCAAGTCGGCCGCGGTGCGGGCCTGCGCCGCCGGGACCGGGGCGCGCTGCTTCGAGTACCTGATCGGGCGCTTCACGGAACCGGCCGAACTGTTCGGCCCGCTGGACCTCGAAGCCCTGCGCGCGGGCAAGCTGCGGCCGGACATCTCCGGCATGCTGCCGGAGGCCGAGTTCGCCTTCCTCGATGAGGTCTTCCTCGGCTCGACCGCGATCCTGAACGCGCTTCTCGGCGTGCTGAACGAGCGCCGCTACCGCCGGGGGCATTTCGACACCGCCGTCCCGCTGCGCTGCTGCGTCGGCGCCAGCAACGCCCTGCCGGAGGATCCCGGTCTCGCGGCCTTCGCCGACCGCTTCCTCGTCACGGCCTTCGTCGATCCCCTGGCCGACACCGACCTGGAGGCCCTGCTCGCCGGCGATCCGGTCGCGTCCGTCGAACCCGGCGACGGGGAGGCGCCGCTGACGCTCGCGGAGATCGACGCCCTCGCCGAGGCCGCCGCGCGGATCGACCTCTCGCCGGTCCGGCCCGCCTACGCGCAGGTGGTGCGCAAGCTGCGCGCCCGCGGCGTGCGGCTGAGCGACCGGCGCGTAGTGCGGGGCCAGTCGCTCGTCGCGGCGGCGGCGCTCATCGCGGGCCGGACGGCTGCGGAGGAGGCCGACTTGTGGCCAATGATCCACCTCGTCCAGGACCGGATCGCGCAGGACGAGGCCCGCGACCTGCTGCGCGTCGAGCTCGGCGCCGCGGCGAGCCCCGTCCTGCCCGCCGCCGCCAAGGCGGCGGGCTACGGTCCGGCCGCACGGGCCGCGGACCTCGCCAAGGAGGGGGAGGCTCTGGCCGCCTCCGCCCCGGACGACCGCACCGCCCCCGCCTTCGAGGCCTGGCTGGTCCGCGCCGAATCCTTCCTCGTGCAGATCGACGCCGCCTTCGGGGCGGAGGAGCGCCCGCGGGCCCTCGCCGCGGCGCGGGACGCGCTGCTGACGCGCTGCCGGGCACCGGTCGCGGGCGTGACCCCGGCGTGA
- a CDS encoding LysR substrate-binding domain-containing protein, giving the protein MRPRTPPLSTLRLFEAAGRHLSFARAASELNLTPSAVSHGIVGLEKALGVKLFVREPGRLALTREGAEYLTYVSEALSLILIGTRRLPTPRSGRTLAISCAPTLATRWLLPRLPAFRSRHPQIAIRIDTSHRQVGFPIDGFDFALRLGRVPTPRHRSVRLFEDWLLPVCSPAQRGAVTGPDGALDLRRATTIHVTSATEDWQAWSDASGAVELASADTLHVDTFAMALQAAAAGLGIALGRGALMDRELREGTLVGVGPAVPAATSHWLVSAEGDDDRPEPDLFRTWLLAEARRFAAEQKRRFPTGAA; this is encoded by the coding sequence ATGCGGCCCCGCACGCCTCCCCTCTCCACGCTCAGGCTCTTCGAAGCGGCCGGCCGCCATCTCAGCTTCGCCCGCGCGGCGTCCGAACTGAACCTGACGCCGAGCGCCGTGAGCCACGGGATCGTCGGCCTCGAGAAGGCGCTGGGCGTCAAGCTGTTCGTCCGGGAGCCGGGCCGGCTGGCGCTGACGCGCGAGGGGGCCGAGTACCTGACCTACGTGTCCGAGGCGCTGTCCCTCATCCTGATCGGCACGCGCCGCCTGCCCACGCCGCGGTCCGGCAGGACCCTGGCCATCAGCTGCGCACCGACCCTGGCGACGCGGTGGCTGCTGCCCCGGCTCCCGGCCTTTCGCAGCCGCCACCCGCAGATCGCGATCCGGATCGACACCTCCCACCGGCAGGTCGGCTTCCCGATCGACGGCTTCGACTTCGCCCTCCGTCTCGGCCGGGTTCCGACTCCGCGCCACCGCAGCGTCCGCCTGTTCGAGGATTGGCTGCTCCCCGTCTGCAGCCCGGCCCAGCGCGGGGCCGTCACCGGTCCGGACGGCGCCCTCGACCTCCGGCGCGCGACGACGATCCACGTCACCTCCGCGACCGAGGACTGGCAGGCCTGGAGCGACGCGTCGGGGGCGGTGGAGCTGGCCTCGGCCGACACCCTGCACGTCGACACGTTCGCGATGGCGCTCCAGGCCGCGGCCGCGGGCCTCGGCATCGCCCTCGGCCGGGGGGCGCTCATGGACCGGGAGCTGCGCGAGGGTACGCTCGTCGGGGTCGGCCCCGCCGTCCCGGCGGCGACCTCCCACTGGCTCGTGAGCGCCGAGGGCGACGACGACCGGCCGGAGCCCGACCTGTTCCGGACCTGGCTGCTGGCAGAGGCGCGCCGGTTCGCGGCCGAGCAGAAGCGGCGCTTCCCGACCGGCGCCGCCTGA
- a CDS encoding MFS transporter codes for MATIGRARAGRRGGLPVVPVAVAAGLVLSGAMGIRQTFGLFLGPFSLETGIPVATTALAIALHNLVWGFAQPFAGAAADRYGAAPVVALGALVYAGGLVLTALAPAAPTLLLGLGLLVGIGISCTSFGVVLTAVGRASAPERRSAALGLASAGGSLGQVLLVPFAQSVTAVAGVSAGLLALAAIIVALAPLGVALDRAPRAGVPDGSSAAGSLSEALLRAWRHPGYRLLTLGFFTCGFQLAFIATHLPGYLALCHMPAGLGATALALIGLFNMAGSWGCGWLGGRYRPQHVLVWLYLIRAAAIGTFLVAPKSEAVVLAFAAVMGLTWLGTVPLTSGLVARVFGIRHLGTLFGIVFLSHQIGSFLGAWLGGVVLEVSGSYDGVWLATALAGLIAALLHLPIDDRPVPAATAEGVR; via the coding sequence ATGGCAACGATCGGGCGCGCGCGCGCAGGGCGACGGGGCGGGTTGCCGGTGGTGCCGGTGGCGGTCGCGGCCGGCCTGGTTCTGAGCGGCGCGATGGGCATCCGGCAGACCTTCGGGCTGTTCCTCGGGCCCTTCTCCCTCGAGACCGGCATCCCGGTGGCGACGACCGCCCTCGCCATCGCCCTGCACAACCTCGTCTGGGGCTTCGCGCAGCCCTTCGCGGGCGCGGCGGCGGACCGCTACGGGGCCGCGCCGGTCGTCGCCCTCGGCGCACTGGTCTACGCGGGCGGCCTCGTCCTGACGGCGCTCGCGCCGGCGGCGCCGACGCTGCTGCTCGGCCTGGGGCTGCTGGTCGGGATCGGGATCAGCTGTACCAGCTTCGGCGTCGTCCTGACCGCGGTCGGTCGCGCCTCCGCACCGGAGCGTCGCAGCGCGGCTCTGGGCCTCGCGAGCGCCGGCGGCTCGCTCGGCCAGGTGCTGCTCGTCCCGTTCGCGCAGTCCGTGACCGCGGTCGCGGGCGTGAGCGCGGGGCTCCTCGCGCTCGCGGCGATCATCGTCGCGCTCGCGCCGCTCGGTGTCGCGCTCGACCGCGCGCCCCGCGCCGGCGTGCCGGACGGCTCTTCGGCGGCCGGCAGCCTGTCCGAGGCGCTCCTGCGGGCGTGGCGGCACCCGGGCTACCGGCTGCTGACGCTCGGCTTCTTCACCTGCGGCTTCCAGCTCGCCTTCATCGCGACCCACCTTCCGGGGTACCTCGCCCTCTGCCACATGCCGGCGGGCCTGGGCGCGACCGCGCTGGCGCTGATCGGCCTTTTCAACATGGCCGGGAGCTGGGGGTGCGGCTGGCTCGGCGGCCGGTACCGGCCGCAGCACGTCCTGGTCTGGCTCTACCTCATCCGCGCCGCCGCGATCGGCACCTTCCTCGTCGCGCCGAAATCCGAGGCTGTCGTCCTGGCGTTCGCGGCCGTGATGGGCCTGACCTGGCTGGGCACGGTCCCGCTGACGAGCGGCCTGGTGGCGCGGGTCTTCGGGATCCGTCACCTCGGGACGCTGTTCGGGATCGTCTTCCTCAGCCACCAGATCGGCTCGTTCCTCGGGGCGTGGCTGGGGGGCGTGGTTCTGGAGGTCTCCGGATCCTACGATGGGGTCTGGCTCGCCACGGCCCTCGCGGGCCTGATCGCCGCGCTCCTCCACCTCCCGATCGACGATCGTCCGGTCCCGGCGGCCACCGCCGAGGGGGTCCGATGA